In the genome of Criblamydia sequanensis CRIB-18, one region contains:
- the ribB gene encoding 3,4-dihydroxy-2-butanone-4-phosphate synthase, protein MEQSLERINTALVSLRKGKMVILVDEEAANNEAHLILPAEKVSSKAINFMSTEAKGLICLALDPNKVESLKLPLMSSSSHSKTAFTLSIDKKEIKTGSSAQDRAETIKTAIHPKASPHDLVTPGHIFPLKASQNGVLEKRTPSDAAVDLMNIAKMDRSSVICQILNNDGELTNQEELKFFSRKHHIPILNIKDIIHYRLYYEALLEIKNEKQLDTAFGPFTCLTYADKITKNEHFALIKGKIKNGCLLRIHQGCLEGDVFLSKSCHCKKNLHDSLNALSKENSGILFYHPEPITKDRCQHSNLKISYYALASQLLKQFDVTAVHVLMTHLHEVNSLKSFGISVLSKTKLEP, encoded by the coding sequence ATGGAACAATCCCTAGAAAGGATCAATACGGCGCTTGTTTCTTTAAGAAAAGGCAAAATGGTCATCTTAGTCGATGAAGAAGCGGCAAATAATGAAGCCCACCTTATTCTTCCGGCAGAAAAGGTGTCCTCAAAAGCCATTAACTTTATGTCAACGGAAGCTAAAGGATTAATCTGTTTAGCTTTAGACCCAAATAAGGTGGAGTCTTTAAAGCTGCCATTAATGTCTAGCTCATCGCATAGTAAAACCGCCTTTACCCTATCCATTGATAAAAAAGAGATTAAAACGGGAAGCTCAGCCCAAGATAGAGCCGAAACCATAAAAACCGCCATCCACCCAAAGGCGTCCCCCCATGATCTTGTCACACCGGGTCATATTTTTCCTTTAAAAGCCTCTCAAAATGGTGTTTTAGAAAAGAGAACGCCCTCTGATGCCGCCGTCGATCTTATGAATATTGCCAAAATGGATCGCTCTTCTGTCATTTGCCAAATATTAAATAATGATGGCGAACTTACCAATCAAGAGGAGCTTAAATTTTTTTCAAGAAAGCACCATATCCCAATTTTAAACATCAAAGACATTATTCATTACCGTCTTTATTACGAAGCGCTTCTTGAAATAAAAAATGAAAAACAACTGGATACGGCTTTTGGCCCTTTCACCTGTTTAACCTATGCGGATAAGATTACAAAAAACGAACATTTTGCGCTTATCAAAGGAAAAATTAAAAACGGCTGCTTGCTCCGTATCCATCAAGGATGCTTAGAAGGGGATGTGTTTTTAAGTAAAAGTTGTCATTGTAAAAAAAATCTTCACGATTCTCTTAATGCCTTATCAAAAGAAAATTCCGGCATACTTTTTTACCACCCCGAGCCCATCACTAAAGACAGATGTCAACATTCTAATTTAAAAATCAGCTACTATGCTCTTGCAAGTCAACTACTTAAGCAATTTGATGTTACGGCTGTCCATGTTCTTATGACCCACCTCCATGAGGTAAACAGCCTTAAATCTTTTGGAATATCGGTTCTTTCTAAAACAAAGCTTGAGCCTTAA